A part of Prolixibacteraceae bacterium genomic DNA contains:
- a CDS encoding histidine kinase, with protein MQIIALDNKWITKVINNRWVQHTTYWIIYVAFFAYAWGTYDADYIKTISVELINLPAKIALVYTVVYILYPKYLYKGRIWRFLFYFSSIVIAAAMLQRITDNLIIVDYFFPEWKKVDTFTFSVLIQTAINLGAVLALPMTIKLMEYIASVQHNEQVLAKEKLEAELAFLRNQVQPHFLFNTLNSLYALILKQSNQSLDVVLKLSELLRYMLYETNATKVDLRKEIQSVQNYLDLEKIRYGNRVEISLNMWGNIDQNSIAPMLILPFIENSFKHGTQGLDESAWITIEIGVKEHRFTLKIENSIPQESADIHAMVGGIGLQNVKRRLSLIYPEQHTLKIEADTLSYSVFLNIEL; from the coding sequence ATGCAGATTATAGCTCTTGACAATAAGTGGATCACAAAAGTGATTAATAATAGATGGGTACAACATACGACCTATTGGATAATATATGTGGCATTTTTTGCTTATGCATGGGGAACATATGATGCTGATTATATTAAAACAATTAGTGTCGAGTTGATTAATTTACCTGCGAAGATTGCATTGGTCTATACAGTAGTGTATATTCTCTACCCGAAATACCTTTATAAAGGGAGAATATGGAGGTTTCTTTTCTATTTCTCTTCTATCGTAATAGCTGCTGCAATGCTACAGCGCATCACTGACAACCTTATCATTGTAGACTACTTCTTTCCTGAATGGAAGAAAGTAGACACTTTCACTTTTTCTGTTTTGATACAAACGGCCATTAATCTTGGAGCAGTATTGGCACTACCGATGACAATCAAACTAATGGAATATATCGCGAGTGTGCAACACAATGAACAAGTTCTTGCCAAAGAGAAATTAGAGGCAGAGCTCGCTTTTCTTAGGAATCAAGTACAACCACATTTCTTATTTAACACGCTAAATAGTCTATATGCCTTAATACTAAAACAATCTAATCAATCATTAGATGTGGTATTGAAACTCTCTGAACTGCTTCGCTACATGCTTTATGAGACCAACGCAACGAAAGTGGATTTAAGGAAAGAGATTCAGAGTGTACAAAATTATTTAGATCTGGAGAAGATTCGTTATGGTAATCGTGTTGAGATCAGTCTTAATATGTGGGGTAATATTGATCAAAACTCTATTGCTCCTATGCTTATTCTTCCCTTTATCGAAAATAGTTTTAAGCATGGTACCCAAGGATTAGATGAGTCAGCATGGATAACGATCGAAATTGGAGTCAAAGAACACCGTTTCACACTAAAGATTGAAAACAGCATTCCACAAGAAAGTGCAGATATCCATGCCATGGTTGGAGGTATTGGACTTCAAAATGTAAAGAGAAGGCTCTCTTTAATATATCCAGAACAACATACACTAAAAATTGAGGCTGACACTTTATCCTATAGTGTATTTTTAAATATCGAATTATGA
- a CDS encoding LytTR family DNA-binding domain-containing protein, whose amino-acid sequence MKKTRCLIVDDEILALEVIEAYINRLNNLELVDKCHSAIEALSILNSTKIDLLFLDIQMPGLTGIQLLRNLSNPPKVIFTTAYSEYAVESYDLEALDYLIKPIPFDRFIKAVNRFFKQNNSSFNIPETAPSLDTENPFIFVKSDKRMVKITLNQIEYIESIRNNVSIFLENGEEVVTPNTISNIEEKLPEMNFIRVHRSFIVSISKIESYTAANIRIKNHVIPIGRNYKVSVLKILDHNAIE is encoded by the coding sequence ATGAAAAAAACGAGATGCCTTATTGTAGATGATGAAATATTAGCTTTAGAGGTTATCGAGGCTTATATTAATAGACTCAATAACCTTGAGCTAGTGGACAAATGCCACAGTGCTATTGAAGCTCTGTCCATATTAAACAGCACGAAAATCGACCTTCTCTTTTTAGATATTCAAATGCCTGGACTTACAGGAATACAACTACTTCGAAACTTATCGAATCCCCCCAAGGTAATCTTCACCACTGCATATTCAGAATACGCAGTAGAGAGTTATGATCTTGAAGCTTTAGATTATTTAATTAAACCAATTCCTTTTGATCGTTTTATAAAGGCTGTCAATCGCTTTTTCAAGCAAAATAACTCTTCATTTAATATTCCAGAGACAGCACCTTCTCTGGATACAGAGAATCCATTCATTTTTGTTAAATCTGATAAAAGGATGGTAAAGATTACCTTGAATCAAATTGAATATATCGAGAGTATTCGTAATAATGTTTCTATTTTTCTTGAAAATGGAGAAGAGGTTGTTACCCCTAATACAATTTCAAATATTGAGGAGAAGCTACCTGAAATGAACTTTATTAGAGTACATCGCTCTTTTATTGTATCTATCTCGAAGATAGAAAGCTATACTGCTGCCAACATCAGAATCAAAAATCATGTTATCCCTATTGGGAGAA